A region from the Anoplolepis gracilipes chromosome 2, ASM4749672v1, whole genome shotgun sequence genome encodes:
- the LOC140662881 gene encoding uncharacterized protein isoform X3: protein MAIMQSCCCWQSVRRGSYACAVYTTIYFALLASTTGTVFREESEYLKGDVSLPESSSFLESGTISPTTVHFNGMLLICSCCGVLCSLLLLYGLYKDRKMLLLPWIIAIITCGIIDIAHSLYLFIVTIYSVLCVISQYQEYSAGRGTAAHDYEYRVSIPKISQRKEQWDKGRKIPVVRYVTQPPTTTATTSCLSSRKGVTNNETKATPTQSPTACHNPLLSEKSPIASRLSRKHVQFPDTSTSPSQIQRSDISLAKAQTKCSPKIDRNNAKMWLQPNDAITIVVSQSSPSSDEEHIHYS from the exons ATGGCTATCATGCAGTCCTGTTGTTGCTGGCAATCCGTACGAAGAGGCAGTTACGCTTGTGCCGTTTATACCACA atatattttgcactgcTAGCATCAACCACCGGCACGGTTTTTCGAGAAGAGAGTGAATATCTCAAGGGGGATGTTTCTTTACCAGAGTCATCCAGCTTCTTGGAATCGGGGACCATATCGccaa CCACGGTTCATTTCAACGGAATGCTGCTTATCTGCTCCTGCTGCGGCGTGTTGTGCAGTCTCCTTCTTTTGTACGGCTTGTACAAG GATCGCAAAATGTTGTTACTTCCATGGATTATCGCAATCATCACGTGTGGCATCATTGATATAGCACATTCGCTATACTTATTTATCGTCACA ATATATTCAGTTTTATGTGTCATCTCGCAGTATCAAGAATACTCAGCTGGTCGCGGTACTGCTGCGCATGACTACGAATATAGGGTCAGTATTCCGAAAATTTCACAGAGGAAAGAACAGTGGGATAAGGGACGAAAA ATTCCAGTGGTGAGATATGTAACCCAACCACCGACTACGACCGCCACCACTTCGTGTCTAAGTTCGCGAAAAGGTGTCACCAACAATGAAACAAAAGCTACACCGACTCAGAGTCCTACGGCATGTCACAACCCTCTCTTATCGGAGAAAAGTCCCATTGCGAGCCGGCTATCAAGGAAGCACGTTCAGTTTCCAGATACATCGACATCGCCAAGTCAGATACAGAGATCAG ATATATCATTAGCAAAGGCTCAAACGAAGTGTTCGCCAAAAATTGATCGTAATAATGCAAAGATGTGGCTACAACCTAACGATGCTATAACGATTGTGGTTAGCCAATCCTCACCGTCAAGCGACGAAGAGCATATCCATTATTCGTAA
- the LOC140662881 gene encoding uncharacterized protein isoform X7: MFLYQSHPASWNRGPYRQDRKMLLLPWIIAIITCGIIDIAHSLYLFIVTPEFNPARVMLYTLNFFLLCLNIYSVLCVISQYQEYSAGRGTAAHDYEYRVSIPKISQRKEQWDKGRKIPVVRYVTQPPTTTATTSCLSSRKGVTNNETKATPTQSPTACHNPLLSEKSPIASRLSRKHVQFPDTSTSPSQIQRSDISLAKAQTKCSPKIDRNNAKMWLQPNDAITIVVSQSSPSSDEEHIHYS, from the exons ATGTTTCTTTACCAGAGTCATCCAGCTTCTTGGAATCGGGGACCATATCGccaa GATCGCAAAATGTTGTTACTTCCATGGATTATCGCAATCATCACGTGTGGCATCATTGATATAGCACATTCGCTATACTTATTTATCGTCACA CCCGAGTTTAATCCGGCAAGAGTTATGCTCTAcacattaaatttctttctactTTGTTTAAAC ATATATTCAGTTTTATGTGTCATCTCGCAGTATCAAGAATACTCAGCTGGTCGCGGTACTGCTGCGCATGACTACGAATATAGGGTCAGTATTCCGAAAATTTCACAGAGGAAAGAACAGTGGGATAAGGGACGAAAA ATTCCAGTGGTGAGATATGTAACCCAACCACCGACTACGACCGCCACCACTTCGTGTCTAAGTTCGCGAAAAGGTGTCACCAACAATGAAACAAAAGCTACACCGACTCAGAGTCCTACGGCATGTCACAACCCTCTCTTATCGGAGAAAAGTCCCATTGCGAGCCGGCTATCAAGGAAGCACGTTCAGTTTCCAGATACATCGACATCGCCAAGTCAGATACAGAGATCAG ATATATCATTAGCAAAGGCTCAAACGAAGTGTTCGCCAAAAATTGATCGTAATAATGCAAAGATGTGGCTACAACCTAACGATGCTATAACGATTGTGGTTAGCCAATCCTCACCGTCAAGCGACGAAGAGCATATCCATTATTCGTAA
- the LOC140662881 gene encoding uncharacterized protein isoform X2: MAIMQSCCCWQSVRRGSYACAVYTTIYFALLASTTGTVFREESEYLKGDVSLPESSSFLESGTISPTTVHFNGMLLICSCCGVLCSLLLLYGLYKDRKMLLLPWIIAIITCGIIDIAHSLYLFIVTPEFNPARVMLYTLNFFLLCLNIYSVLCVISQYQEYSAGRGTAAHDYEYRIPVVRYVTQPPTTTATTSCLSSRKGVTNNETKATPTQSPTACHNPLLSEKSPIASRLSRKHVQFPDTSTSPSQIQRSDISLAKAQTKCSPKIDRNNAKMWLQPNDAITIVVSQSSPSSDEEHIHYS, encoded by the exons ATGGCTATCATGCAGTCCTGTTGTTGCTGGCAATCCGTACGAAGAGGCAGTTACGCTTGTGCCGTTTATACCACA atatattttgcactgcTAGCATCAACCACCGGCACGGTTTTTCGAGAAGAGAGTGAATATCTCAAGGGGGATGTTTCTTTACCAGAGTCATCCAGCTTCTTGGAATCGGGGACCATATCGccaa CCACGGTTCATTTCAACGGAATGCTGCTTATCTGCTCCTGCTGCGGCGTGTTGTGCAGTCTCCTTCTTTTGTACGGCTTGTACAAG GATCGCAAAATGTTGTTACTTCCATGGATTATCGCAATCATCACGTGTGGCATCATTGATATAGCACATTCGCTATACTTATTTATCGTCACA CCCGAGTTTAATCCGGCAAGAGTTATGCTCTAcacattaaatttctttctactTTGTTTAAAC ATATATTCAGTTTTATGTGTCATCTCGCAGTATCAAGAATACTCAGCTGGTCGCGGTACTGCTGCGCATGACTACGAATATAGG ATTCCAGTGGTGAGATATGTAACCCAACCACCGACTACGACCGCCACCACTTCGTGTCTAAGTTCGCGAAAAGGTGTCACCAACAATGAAACAAAAGCTACACCGACTCAGAGTCCTACGGCATGTCACAACCCTCTCTTATCGGAGAAAAGTCCCATTGCGAGCCGGCTATCAAGGAAGCACGTTCAGTTTCCAGATACATCGACATCGCCAAGTCAGATACAGAGATCAG ATATATCATTAGCAAAGGCTCAAACGAAGTGTTCGCCAAAAATTGATCGTAATAATGCAAAGATGTGGCTACAACCTAACGATGCTATAACGATTGTGGTTAGCCAATCCTCACCGTCAAGCGACGAAGAGCATATCCATTATTCGTAA
- the LOC140662881 gene encoding uncharacterized protein isoform X1, with product MAIMQSCCCWQSVRRGSYACAVYTTIYFALLASTTGTVFREESEYLKGDVSLPESSSFLESGTISPTTVHFNGMLLICSCCGVLCSLLLLYGLYKDRKMLLLPWIIAIITCGIIDIAHSLYLFIVTPEFNPARVMLYTLNFFLLCLNIYSVLCVISQYQEYSAGRGTAAHDYEYRVSIPKISQRKEQWDKGRKIPVVRYVTQPPTTTATTSCLSSRKGVTNNETKATPTQSPTACHNPLLSEKSPIASRLSRKHVQFPDTSTSPSQIQRSDISLAKAQTKCSPKIDRNNAKMWLQPNDAITIVVSQSSPSSDEEHIHYS from the exons ATGGCTATCATGCAGTCCTGTTGTTGCTGGCAATCCGTACGAAGAGGCAGTTACGCTTGTGCCGTTTATACCACA atatattttgcactgcTAGCATCAACCACCGGCACGGTTTTTCGAGAAGAGAGTGAATATCTCAAGGGGGATGTTTCTTTACCAGAGTCATCCAGCTTCTTGGAATCGGGGACCATATCGccaa CCACGGTTCATTTCAACGGAATGCTGCTTATCTGCTCCTGCTGCGGCGTGTTGTGCAGTCTCCTTCTTTTGTACGGCTTGTACAAG GATCGCAAAATGTTGTTACTTCCATGGATTATCGCAATCATCACGTGTGGCATCATTGATATAGCACATTCGCTATACTTATTTATCGTCACA CCCGAGTTTAATCCGGCAAGAGTTATGCTCTAcacattaaatttctttctactTTGTTTAAAC ATATATTCAGTTTTATGTGTCATCTCGCAGTATCAAGAATACTCAGCTGGTCGCGGTACTGCTGCGCATGACTACGAATATAGGGTCAGTATTCCGAAAATTTCACAGAGGAAAGAACAGTGGGATAAGGGACGAAAA ATTCCAGTGGTGAGATATGTAACCCAACCACCGACTACGACCGCCACCACTTCGTGTCTAAGTTCGCGAAAAGGTGTCACCAACAATGAAACAAAAGCTACACCGACTCAGAGTCCTACGGCATGTCACAACCCTCTCTTATCGGAGAAAAGTCCCATTGCGAGCCGGCTATCAAGGAAGCACGTTCAGTTTCCAGATACATCGACATCGCCAAGTCAGATACAGAGATCAG ATATATCATTAGCAAAGGCTCAAACGAAGTGTTCGCCAAAAATTGATCGTAATAATGCAAAGATGTGGCTACAACCTAACGATGCTATAACGATTGTGGTTAGCCAATCCTCACCGTCAAGCGACGAAGAGCATATCCATTATTCGTAA
- the LOC140662881 gene encoding uncharacterized protein isoform X5 gives MAIMQSCCCWQSVRRGSYACAVYTTIYFALLASTTGTVFREESEYLKGDVSLPESSSFLESGTISPTTVHFNGMLLICSCCGVLCSLLLLYGLYKDRKMLLLPWIIAIITCGIIDIAHSLYLFIVTIYSVLCVISQYQEYSAGRGTAAHDYEYRIPVVRYVTQPPTTTATTSCLSSRKGVTNNETKATPTQSPTACHNPLLSEKSPIASRLSRKHVQFPDTSTSPSQIQRSDISLAKAQTKCSPKIDRNNAKMWLQPNDAITIVVSQSSPSSDEEHIHYS, from the exons ATGGCTATCATGCAGTCCTGTTGTTGCTGGCAATCCGTACGAAGAGGCAGTTACGCTTGTGCCGTTTATACCACA atatattttgcactgcTAGCATCAACCACCGGCACGGTTTTTCGAGAAGAGAGTGAATATCTCAAGGGGGATGTTTCTTTACCAGAGTCATCCAGCTTCTTGGAATCGGGGACCATATCGccaa CCACGGTTCATTTCAACGGAATGCTGCTTATCTGCTCCTGCTGCGGCGTGTTGTGCAGTCTCCTTCTTTTGTACGGCTTGTACAAG GATCGCAAAATGTTGTTACTTCCATGGATTATCGCAATCATCACGTGTGGCATCATTGATATAGCACATTCGCTATACTTATTTATCGTCACA ATATATTCAGTTTTATGTGTCATCTCGCAGTATCAAGAATACTCAGCTGGTCGCGGTACTGCTGCGCATGACTACGAATATAGG ATTCCAGTGGTGAGATATGTAACCCAACCACCGACTACGACCGCCACCACTTCGTGTCTAAGTTCGCGAAAAGGTGTCACCAACAATGAAACAAAAGCTACACCGACTCAGAGTCCTACGGCATGTCACAACCCTCTCTTATCGGAGAAAAGTCCCATTGCGAGCCGGCTATCAAGGAAGCACGTTCAGTTTCCAGATACATCGACATCGCCAAGTCAGATACAGAGATCAG ATATATCATTAGCAAAGGCTCAAACGAAGTGTTCGCCAAAAATTGATCGTAATAATGCAAAGATGTGGCTACAACCTAACGATGCTATAACGATTGTGGTTAGCCAATCCTCACCGTCAAGCGACGAAGAGCATATCCATTATTCGTAA
- the LOC140662881 gene encoding uncharacterized protein isoform X6, producing the protein MAIMQSCCCWQSVRRGSYACAVYTTDRKMLLLPWIIAIITCGIIDIAHSLYLFIVTPEFNPARVMLYTLNFFLLCLNIYSVLCVISQYQEYSAGRGTAAHDYEYRVSIPKISQRKEQWDKGRKIPVVRYVTQPPTTTATTSCLSSRKGVTNNETKATPTQSPTACHNPLLSEKSPIASRLSRKHVQFPDTSTSPSQIQRSDISLAKAQTKCSPKIDRNNAKMWLQPNDAITIVVSQSSPSSDEEHIHYS; encoded by the exons ATGGCTATCATGCAGTCCTGTTGTTGCTGGCAATCCGTACGAAGAGGCAGTTACGCTTGTGCCGTTTATACCACA GATCGCAAAATGTTGTTACTTCCATGGATTATCGCAATCATCACGTGTGGCATCATTGATATAGCACATTCGCTATACTTATTTATCGTCACA CCCGAGTTTAATCCGGCAAGAGTTATGCTCTAcacattaaatttctttctactTTGTTTAAAC ATATATTCAGTTTTATGTGTCATCTCGCAGTATCAAGAATACTCAGCTGGTCGCGGTACTGCTGCGCATGACTACGAATATAGGGTCAGTATTCCGAAAATTTCACAGAGGAAAGAACAGTGGGATAAGGGACGAAAA ATTCCAGTGGTGAGATATGTAACCCAACCACCGACTACGACCGCCACCACTTCGTGTCTAAGTTCGCGAAAAGGTGTCACCAACAATGAAACAAAAGCTACACCGACTCAGAGTCCTACGGCATGTCACAACCCTCTCTTATCGGAGAAAAGTCCCATTGCGAGCCGGCTATCAAGGAAGCACGTTCAGTTTCCAGATACATCGACATCGCCAAGTCAGATACAGAGATCAG ATATATCATTAGCAAAGGCTCAAACGAAGTGTTCGCCAAAAATTGATCGTAATAATGCAAAGATGTGGCTACAACCTAACGATGCTATAACGATTGTGGTTAGCCAATCCTCACCGTCAAGCGACGAAGAGCATATCCATTATTCGTAA
- the LOC140662881 gene encoding uncharacterized protein isoform X4: MAIMQSCCCWQSVRRGSYACAVYTTIYFALLASTTGTVFREESEYLKGDVSLPESSSFLESGTISPTTVHFNGMLLICSCCGVLCSLLLLYGLYKDRKMLLLPWIIAIITCGIIDIAHSLYLFIVTPEFNPARVMLYTLNFFLLCLNIYSVLCVISQYQEYSAGRGTAAHDYEYRVSIPKISQRKEQWDKGRKIPVVRYVTQPPTTTATTSCLSSRKGVTNNETKATPTQSPTACHNPLLSEKSPIASRLSRKHVQFPDTSTSPSQIQRSDYKVRLDHGCRTR; encoded by the exons ATGGCTATCATGCAGTCCTGTTGTTGCTGGCAATCCGTACGAAGAGGCAGTTACGCTTGTGCCGTTTATACCACA atatattttgcactgcTAGCATCAACCACCGGCACGGTTTTTCGAGAAGAGAGTGAATATCTCAAGGGGGATGTTTCTTTACCAGAGTCATCCAGCTTCTTGGAATCGGGGACCATATCGccaa CCACGGTTCATTTCAACGGAATGCTGCTTATCTGCTCCTGCTGCGGCGTGTTGTGCAGTCTCCTTCTTTTGTACGGCTTGTACAAG GATCGCAAAATGTTGTTACTTCCATGGATTATCGCAATCATCACGTGTGGCATCATTGATATAGCACATTCGCTATACTTATTTATCGTCACA CCCGAGTTTAATCCGGCAAGAGTTATGCTCTAcacattaaatttctttctactTTGTTTAAAC ATATATTCAGTTTTATGTGTCATCTCGCAGTATCAAGAATACTCAGCTGGTCGCGGTACTGCTGCGCATGACTACGAATATAGGGTCAGTATTCCGAAAATTTCACAGAGGAAAGAACAGTGGGATAAGGGACGAAAA ATTCCAGTGGTGAGATATGTAACCCAACCACCGACTACGACCGCCACCACTTCGTGTCTAAGTTCGCGAAAAGGTGTCACCAACAATGAAACAAAAGCTACACCGACTCAGAGTCCTACGGCATGTCACAACCCTCTCTTATCGGAGAAAAGTCCCATTGCGAGCCGGCTATCAAGGAAGCACGTTCAGTTTCCAGATACATCGACATCGCCAAGTCAGATACAGAGATCAG ATTACAAAGTACGTCTCGACCATGGCTGTCGAACACGCTGA